ACTTTGATTGTTGTGCCCAAGGAGTACTGGTAGACTTGGGAGGCCTGCATTGCGTGTGATTATGTTGACAGACTTATAACCAGTTCTTAGCCACTTCAAGAGGAGTTACGCCAAAGTTTGAGTCAAGCGAAGGTAGTCGTTCAATCTTGACAGAGGGTCGGGCAATTTGGAAGGTGGATAGTGGGCGAATTTCGGGCTTCGTGTCTAGTTCTTCTCCCTTCAGGAATGTACCGATAGTGTAAGTATGCGATACTTTGCAATACCACCGAAACAGCCCGAACTTGAACTGCGGGCCATTGGGTTGTCGATGAAGCATGGCATGCAACATCATGCTACACAGATGACAGCCCGTCTTCGCAGAGTCTTGGAAGTCTTGAAGGTGCATTGTCGCATGAGATATGGACACCAGGGATGCTGCCGGCAAAAACTCTCAAAAGACTAATCACCATGCCGAGGAAAGCTGGATAGGCACGTGGAGTGGTTTGGTGGACTCGATTTGTGAGGTTGCGTTTCTACCGGATATCAGGTCCATGATGGGGAGAGAATGACCGATGACAAAGGTGAAGCAGTTCAGGTTCAGGTTGGGTTTTGACTCAACCAAAACAGGTCAGCATAAGACTAGCGGTCCAGTAAGACCTACCCCTTCATGCCTTGGGCCCTGATTAGCCAGCCTTGATACGCCTGCACCAATCTCGGCCATGGTCAACCTGCCAATTACACAGCCATATCTCCATGGCCATGCTGAGGAAGCTGGCCACACAGATACCGCCGCTATCGCTGACCGAGGTAGCACCCAAGCTGAATTCACGATCCTCTGCAGGCACGTGTTCCATAATCTCGGCAAAAGTGTTGACGTAGACACAACCGCCGAGCAGACCCTCCCAGAAGATAATGACAAAAACAATGTAAACAGACGGGATGAAATTGAGCAGTGCGTGCAAAGTAAGCAGAACGAGATTGGCGACTTGAAGCAGGGACGGCAGGTATAGATGGTGGATGCGGATGAAAGCGATGGATGAGCGCGAGATGAATACACCGACTTGGTAGAGGAAACCGTAGAAGGGATAAAACGACCTGAACTCGGCAAAAGGCGAGGACTCGAGCGGGAAGAGCAACGTTGGGGAGACGCCTTGGTTGATGGTGTATTCGGCAATGTAGACCAGCAAAAGCGGGAGCATGTACGGGAAGAAGAGCGACTTGGATCGTTGGATTTTGGCAGCAAGCGAGTCCTTTCGAGCGTCTTCGGTGGGATGCGATGAATACGCCGTGGCAGCGACTGCAGGTCCGGGTGCAAGGAGGCTTGATGATGCCGTGCTCGTGGGTATATCGTCAAAGTTGTTCTCGGCCCCCTCGCTTTCTTCCTGGAAAGAGTCACGATTGGCAATGGGTTCGTAGGTCTTACGGGCACTCGCGCGCAGTGGCCCATGGGGGAGgatcaagaagaagctgacAAGCATGATGATGGGCAGAAAGGCAGAGGCGAGCAAGCTCGTCTTGACGCTGAGGCCGATCCAGTCTGTCAGCATCACGTACAGCAGGGACCCAATGAGACCTGCGCCGCCGGTACCACTACCCCAAGCAGCCAGACTCATGTGACCATAGTAGTGTGTGAGACCCAAGAAGCTCAGctcgccgccaccactgCTGATGCTGGACAAAACGACGCCAATCAGCTTGACGGCCACCGATCGGGACGGCGGTGTGAAGGCGATGAGCAGCATGccggcggaggagagggtgACGAAGATAAAGATGCGGGTGGCATAGGGTATGCGATGGATAAAATAGGGAGCAACCAGCTTGGTCAGGAAGCTGGGCATGACatcggcgaggaggacgacgccCTTGGGGATGCCGTTTCCGACCAGGTCTTGGGCGGCCGAGAGGATAATGACGTAGAGAACATTGTTGATGAGGCCTAATAGGGGATGTGTTAGCACATTTATATAGCGGTGGACCAGATGAAAAGCGAGAGTAGACGGACCAAATAACCAAAATGCGATAAAGACGGCAGTGTCGACACTCTGAAGGAGGCTGGAGAGACGAGCACGGTAGAGGGCCCACGATGACGAAGGCGCACCAGGCAAGGGCAACAAcccggaggaggaaggcgacCTGTTCATTGCAACTGAACTATCGCATGCTTCTTCGCGGGGCGCAATGGAGGGGCTCGAGAGGGTTGACGCGGGCAGTTTGGAGAATTGGCGGTTGAcgacggtggtgatgacgacgcGGGTGTGCTGGAGTTGGACGGAAGGGTCCAATCTGCCTGCCGCTACCTCCAAGTGTCCTTGAAAGCTGGCAGCCAATGAAGGTCTCCACAAaagctaggtagaggtacctcttgGTGGGACTCCGTGGCAGGCAACGAGACTTGAGCAGAAAGGCAAATTAGTGGgaggcgaggaagaagccaaACACTATGGTAGCGGGCCCTGCAGGGTAGACAGGGTCGGATTCGGGGTTGGTGGCAAGTGGGGGCAAGTGGAAGACGGAACAGTGGGCGGGTTCCATCCATGGCGGGATGGCGGGGCAGACGTGCCGCCAGTGGTCAATTGAAACGGATTGAAACCCCCCGGGCGACGGCGGCCGGATCGAGACTGGAGACTGAAAGACTGAAAAATCGGGTGAGTCAAAGGCGACATCGGGTTTTGCGGGGCGAAGTGCGAACAGCAACGCCCGTCTTGTCGTCGGTCATCCAGCGGAGTCACCTCATCCACATTTTGTTGCCTGCCTTCagttttattcttctttgttCCTTGTTAACTGACCAGCAACCCACTCACTCTACACCTCTCCCTCTTGCTCGGTTCCTGGATtgcctttttctcttcacgGACTGCTTCAAATCACACTTGTCCCGCTTAGCATTGTGCACAAGTCCAGTCATTATTCCCAATCCAGCTGCAGTCATACACAATGGAGGGTATTAAGCAGACTTTCCAGCGCTGCAAGGCCCAGAACAGGGTGCGTCTGACATATCCTCCAAGTCTGTTGTCTTTGTTCAAGACCGACCGCATGCTAACATCACACCTCTTCAACAGGCCGCGCTCGTCACCTATGTCACGGCCGGTTTCCCGCACCCCGAGCAGACCCCCGATATTCTCCTGGCCATGGAGAAGGGCGGCGCCGACGTGATCGAGCTCGGTGTCCCCTTTACCGACCCCATTGCTGATGGCCCGACCATCCAGACTGCCAACACtgtaagaaaaaaagagcaCCGCATCACCATGGCGCATAACACGTCTTTCTGACACTTCTTGTTTCCCTATAGATTGCTCTCCAGCATGGCGTTACCCTCCAGTCGACCCTGCAGATGGTGCGCGACGCCCGCCAGCGCGGCCTCAAAGCCCCCGTCATGCTCATGGGCTACTACAACCCTCTGCTCAGCTACGGCGAGGAGCGTCTCCTCAACGACTGCAAGGAGGCCGGCGTCAACGGCTTCATCATTGTTGACTTGCCCCCTGAGGAGGCCGTCTCCTTCCGCCAGCTCTGCACCCGCGGCGGTCTCTCCTACGTCCCCTTGATTGCGCCCGCCACCTCGGACGCCCGTATGCGCGTTCTCTGCCAGCTCGCCGACTCCTTCATCTACGTTGTCTCCCGCCAGGGTGTCACCGGCGCTTCCGGCACTCTCAACGCCAACCTTCCCGAGCTCCTCGCCCGCGTCAAGAAGTACAGCGGCAACAAGCCCGCTGCCGTTGGTTTCGGTGTCAGCACCCACGACCACTTCACTCAGGTTGGCGCCATTGCCGACGGTGTCGTTGTTGGTAGCATGATCATCACCACTATACAGAAG
The Neurospora crassa OR74A linkage group II, whole genome shotgun sequence DNA segment above includes these coding regions:
- a CDS encoding btn-1, translating into MNRSPSSSGLLPLPGAPSSSWALYRARLSSLLQSVDTAVFIAFWLFGLINNVLYVIILSAAQDLVGNGIPKGVVLLADVMPSFLTKLVAPYFIHRIPYATRIFIFVTLSSAGMLLIAFTPPSRSVAVKLIGVVLSSISSGGGELSFLGLTHYYGHMSLAAWGSGTGGAGLIGSLLYVMLTDWIGLSVKTSLLASAFLPIIMLVSFFLILPHGPLRASARKTYEPIANRDSFQEESEGAENNFDDIPTSTASSSLLAPGPAVAATAYSSHPTEDARKDSLAAKIQRSKSLFFPYMLPLLLVYIAEYTINQGVSPTLLFPLESSPFAEFRSFYPFYGFLYQVGVFISRSSIAFIRIHHLYLPSLLQVANLVLLTLHALLNFIPSVYIVFVIIFWEGLLGGCVYVNTFAEIMEHVPAEDREFSLGATSVSDSGGICVASFLSMAMEIWLCNWQVDHGRDWCRRIKAG